A region from the Oncorhynchus keta strain PuntledgeMale-10-30-2019 chromosome 5, Oket_V2, whole genome shotgun sequence genome encodes:
- the LOC118372175 gene encoding hypocretin neuropeptide precursor-like produces the protein MRFDTKHLTTAPGMDTACSTTKKLKVLILLLLVSHLACDAQGVANCCKQKSHSCRLYVLLCRSGNGMGTRGPLTDDAAAGILTLSKRKETDERRFQNRLNQLLHGSRNQAEGILTMGKRTEDTAEPLMCLFPILETAPTTTAQLVLQLPFK, from the exons ATGCGTTTCGACACAAAGCATCTTACTACAGCCCCAGGGATGGACACAGCATGCTCAACCACCAAG AAACTCAAGGTTCTCATCTTGTTGCTACTCGTCTCTCATCTGGCCTGTGACGCTCAGGGGGTTGCCAACTGTTGCAAACAGAAATCCCACTCCTGCCGTCTTTACGTCCTGCTCTGTCGCTCAGGTAATGGGATGGGGACAAGGGGACCCCTCACTGATGACGCAGCCGCTGGAATCCTCACACTCAGTAAACGGAAAGAAACTGATGAACGTCGCTTCCAGAACCGGTTGAATCAGCTACTCCACGGGTCACGGAACCAAGCGGAGGGAATCTTGACGATGGGGAAGAGGACCGAAGACACAGCAGAACCGCTCATGTGCTTGTTTCCCATTTTAGAGACGGCCCCCACTACCACGGCCCAGTTGGTTTTACAACTACCATTCAAGTGA